GATgaagatgtcatacagcttgcAGCAGTCCATTGCTTCTTCTCGGAAAAGCATAATAAGAGGCTTCAGACAGGACGAAACCCACTCAGCTCTCTGCTCCCACCTCTATTCTATGATCCGAGGGAACCGGCAGCATCGCAGGGCTTTTCTCATCTCATTGCTGAACCTCTTTGATGACAGTAATGTGAGTCAACCTGCACTCATCTTTACACATAAGTGTGAAGTGGTATTTCATTAGCAATTTCATGTCACGTGAAAATGAAACTTGTATTCGTTTCAGATTTATTGGCAGTGCATTTAATGTGGAAATTGTAGTGTACagtagttttaaaaaaaaaaaaaatgcttctgATTTTTGAAGATGCCATGAATCTAATGGAGTTCAATCTTTAATTTGACTACAATCTGTGCTAACACTTAAATTCTAAAAAGTTTTCATTGaaatgtgagttttttttaggtGCCGACTGTCGTTCACACTCTTcccttttctgtctctctgcagAAGACGGAAGTAAACATGCTGCTGTTTATCGCAGACAACCTGGCCTGTTTTCCATACCAGAGCCAGGAAGAGCCTCTCTTCATCATGCACCACATAGACATCACGCTCTCTGTTTCTGGTAGCAACTTGTTGCAAACCTTCAAAGAGGTAAGGATGACATTTCAGTTCGGGAAAATAGCTTGCGTCTGtatcagagcatgtgaacggagcggagcgcagcgcaattcccgctccccgctcaggatgatgttcgctcattcgctccccgctcaaagttgcgccaggacgctccgcgctcaccttaatttttctgctgctcaggcgaaatcgctccacgctcgctcaaattttcaggagaaggaattttctgacatttttacttcatgtaattatgacagggccctgggacacacagcgtttgatttaatgatgtgaccggtgtattgtcttatttaactggttgttaaattatcgccactctgacgtacaaaaaataatgtttagaaaatgttgggcGCCAGGTAGAAAACTACCACATCAGGACGAAGCCCACCAGATTACTCAGCTTAAATATGCATCACATGACACAGCAAATAGAGAGCCCAGGCTGGGCTaggcaggaggagggagaggcatgtgtgtgtgtgtgtgtgtgtgggtgtgtgtggggccgcgagagcatcagcagaaacggaagcaaagcagaggaaacgagggtcacggttagaactagcacctgagcagtcagcttaattcagacaatcagaaaggggaatatgtcttcacggtacctgacctgttccgagcgttcccgtgtcccaaaactccagacgaaatacacaatccacgctcgatagcgtttgtaggccctacagttcgggcgtttccctgtttattatccgcactctctctgcaactaatgctagctccgccacacatagaacacaccgttgcgccctcgacttgaattgctcacttcctcatttactacgggtgacaaggcccgcgtggctgcttgtccccagctgtgaacgtaacatctcgctccattcatgttgccccgcgtttcctatttaattattaatttattacactagactacattaaatcaaaaatgttattttacaaattttataatCCGACATTTTTAATTGATGTTGTGAGCGCATCGGAGCGAACTGGAGCGGAGCAAAATCCTCGCTCCGGCTTTTGAATTGAAAACCGCTCTCCGCTCTCACCATATTTCACCGCTCCGCTCCACCGTCCGCTCCACGcgccgctccgttcacatgctctgctcTGTATGGTCCGTTCAGGCTGATAATGATACAATAATGAGTGTTAAGTGTAAATTTTATTCtaattcttttcttctttttgcttGGTCTGTGCAGCTCCTTCTAAAGGAGCCAAGACGTAAGGAGAAGAAGGTAAAGGAGTGGAAAAACACTTCTGATGGCGAGGATGAGCAGGACAAGATGAACTGTGATTCTCTCAGGGGTGACGAGGACGAAAACGGCAACAGCAACGATGATGATCATAATGATGATGGCGATGTGGTACGACGGCCAAAGAAGACAAGAAAACCTGTTGCGAGCTCAGAGTCTGAATCTGATCTGGAGGATTTGGATGTCGAGGATGCCGAAAAAGTAATGAGGCTTCTCCCAGAAAATCCCTCGGGACTCTTGGACTTTGCTAATGCTGTTCAAGGCATCTTGCTTCTACTTGTTCTCAAACAACATCTGAAGAACCTTTATGGTTTCTCTGACAGGTAGGATCTCCTACGCTTAACCTATACACAGGATATGTTTAAAAGAGTAAAACAATTCATTTGACTAATTCAATAAAGTTTAGAATTCCATAACCCGAGTAAATGGAAATATGCTTTGTCTTTCAACAGTAAAATTCAGAAGTACTCTCCAACTGAATCAGCCAAAGTGTACGATAAGGCagtaaacagaaaaaacaacatcCACTTCCACCCGCGCCAAACCATCGACTTCATCGCCAACAACATTGCTCACGCCTCGCTGACGGAAGATGTTAAAAGGCGGATAGTCAAACAGTACCTTGATGTAAGTAATAAAGCTTCATTGGACAATTGTTTTGTGTACATCAATGATTGCTATTCTGTCTTTCAGAAAATATGGTTTTTGTTCTTGTTGCATCTACTTACATTAACttatgtaaaacaaacaaacttctTTAATAGCTGCCTTTTTAGTATTACGTTTCCAAGGGAAACCTAAACCGGCCACAATTGGTTCCTAAATGTTACtcaattattaatttttttttttaaatttctttcactGCTCGCAGTTCAAGGTACTGATGGAACATCTGGACCCAGAtgaagaggatgaggagggaGAAGCATCTGCCAGCGCCAGCATCAGAAACAAAGCCATAAACGCCCTACTGGGAGGCTCTGGCCCCATGTCGGGCCCCAGCCCTCGAAATCAGGCGGGACCAGAGACGGACGACGATGATAGTGATGGTGATGACAGGACCCCAGGGGTGAGATGAATACAGTtcacatacttttttttttctttttttgtagtaAATTAATTTTAGATATTAGCATTGGTGGTTTAAAATGTGAGGAAAACTGAAGCTGTCTCTCCCCTCCGCCCCATCCTGTCGGCAGTCCTCTCGAAAGTCAAGGCGAGCGGGTGACTCCTTGGATCCCGGGCGTATGAGTGAGACGGTGGAATCAATGGATGTGATCGCCCTCTGCTGCCCCAAATACAAAGACCGACCACAAATAGCTCGAGTCCTCCAAAAGACCTCAAATGGGTACACCATCAACTGGATGGCAGGCTCCTACTCGGGGCCCTGGGTAGATGCCAAGAAACGTGATGGCCGCAAACTGGTGACTTGGGTGGACACTATTAAGGAGTCTGACATCATTTACAAGAAGATTGCCTTGACCAGCAACCAAAAACTGAGCAACAAAGTAGTACAGACTTTACGCTCACTATATGCAGCGCGGGAAGGAGGGGCTAGCTAATGgctcctttcctttttttttgtttttgttctttgttttttttgttcccctGTTCCATTTCTACTTATCAAAATCCCCCTcttccctgctcctcctcctcctcaaccTGCCACCCTCAACAACACAGCCAAACTTCACTGGATTCCTTCCCTGCCCTTCTCCTTCCTCATTTTTGTAAGAGAACACCGAGGGCAAGAATATTTGACACTACATACTTTTACATGAGTTATTCTTgcaaaaatgacacaaaacataAGACTTATATTAGAGGGACTGctcatgttttgtttgtgtACATGTTCAGAGGATAGAATCCTGAAGGCATTAAAGGAATAATTCACCCAAATTATCCCTTAAAAGGCTATCAGAAGAGACCTGGAGGGAAATGTTTTGTCAACATTGTTGTGGGAGCTCCTTCGCTGTTGTGCAGCAGATTCTAGTCGCTCATTTCTACTCCCACTGTATCATAGTTTAACAcaacaaaaaactaaaatgttTATATCTCTGAATacaaaaaagctgtaaaaaaaagaataaaacctTAAGTGAATGTTGGAAATTAGTCtttttgatgttcttattaaagtgtttttggagtttattatactactagcaccctgatgttttttttttccttttagcttttagattttgggaaaaaaaagaaaaaaaaaaaaaaaaaaaaaggaatttttatttttgttcacgTTTATTTGTCCATGCTGTACAATGGCAGAGTCCTCTGAATATAATTTATTCTATTTCGAACTACGCATGCAGTATATGTGGCCTATTGCAGGAGGATATTTTGTAAATGTAGATTTTGTTGTATTAGGTCACCCTAGTCATAAGAGGAAAAGGGATTCATACCCTTTTGGTGGAACAAATACTGCAATAAATTTTCTACTTCTCTTTGTCACTTGTCTGCTCAAAGTGTTAATCTGAACGTCTCACTTTGGAAATGAAGAAAGTGTGATCAGCATAGACTTGATATGACAAACGAGATTAATTATGTGAGTAAAAGAACCTACAAATTACAGTGATATTAAAGTATTTAGTTAATAAGCGTTAGTACAAAACAAATAGGCGGGTTGTGGTTTTAGTTTTTACAATGCGTATGCATTTCCTGCTTTGTGATTCTACTTTGGTATCGTTTTCAGATTTATCAATCTGATACATTTTTAATATCTTATAAGGCATAAGTAACCATTGCTTTGCCAGAGGACTTTTCAAGCCTTTTGAATATTATGAGATAATAATACCTATTTCTCTCATAGCTTTTTAGATGAGTCAAAACTACGCATTTAAGTCAACAGAGTCACATTGAAATCTAAAGTCACGCCCTTTTATCAGCTTGtcttttgcatttcaatttgTATTTATCCGACGCCGTTGACGACTCAGCAAAACATTTTTGAACCAAAGGGCTCACCGTACTTTTGTGACGTCACAACCATCGGGCATTTGTATTGTTTTGGCGGGGTTTGCGAATATACGCTGATGGTCGGTTCATTTCGTAAACACTAGCAAACTGGAACCTACAAAATATGGAACGGTATGTGTGCATTTTTCTATAAAAAAGACACTTATACTTAATCTCTCAACAAGCTTATCTTTGTCAAAATATTAAGACCCAGCTTACTCGGTTTATATGAAGCCAGACAGTCGCTGTTACTGTTAACCGACGTTAGCAACCGTTAATTTTAACGAAGGCAGCAACCGCAGTCCTTTTTGAATGCCATTTCAACCCTTTAGACAATTTTTTACGTCTAGTCTGTTTACCAATTATATACCAATTTGATAATATCTTAAGATAGCGATAAGTGACTTTGAATTCATAGTAGCGTCATTGCTAGTTATGTAGCTAAGCTACTTTATGCTTGGTTTCTGACAGCGTCCACTGACATTTATATCTGCAGCCAACTTTGTCGTACTAATATTATGTATTACGACACGACGCGAATACAATTTACTAAATGAgcagtgcttttttttgtgaatatgATTTTGTCCAGTGGAAGGATGAGCCGAGCTACTCTCAGCAGACCGTTGGATCTGCCGATGAGGGTTCAAGATAGCAACAGGATGAGCATGGTGTACACAACACCTCAGAGGTTTTTCCCCACCGTCACTTCACATGTTATATATCTGGACATTATGATAAATCAGTCTCCTCTTGTGTTTACgaaccacacacacagattattATTACATCCGTATATCATCACTAGAGAGTTTGAACCACATTGGCaaatgaaatgtaaaactttatgGGTTCGTGTTGATTTTATGTGTTTAATGATGAATAGGGACTTGATAACCAAGGATTATTTTCCACAAGTGGTAACATGTGAAAACATGGTCAGCGGTGATGAAAGACAAACATTTGTTCCggctttttcaaatgaaaatcacTGAGTGGAGGGCCTTCCTTTACTTTCCGCAGTAAACAGCCTTCATTTGGAAAGCTCAGCATGTCCAAACCCCCATCTGGTACTTCTGAAAGGCGGACAAGCTTCTTTGGTGCCAGGTATGTGAATGTCATTTCAAAACTTACAGATAAGCAATACAGTGAGCAGCACAACAATAAGAAAGTATATGTAAACATTCATAACATGAGCCTAACATAGCTTGATGAATTTGGCCAGTTATGATTTATAGTCCTAACCCTGCAGTGTTTATCCTGTGCATATGAACAGTAACATGTTTGTTCCTCCTTTTTATTTGTTGTGTATCATAGTAACAAGTCAGGAAACGAGCAAAGCAGATGCTCACAGTTGATTGATCTGCTGAAGCTAAATTCTCTCAAAATCATTGTGAATTACAAACATAGTGTTACCCTGCTATGAGTACAATTTTACTGTGCACTGCGTGAGATCGAAGTAGAGTTAAAGagtttttcatttatatttatttacatttgatATTTTATATGATCATATATCAACTGCAGGACTAGTGGGGCCGGCATGCCTCGCAACAGCCTCATGTCCGGCTTTGGAGGAACTGAGAAGATCAAAGATTCCAGACCTCTCCATGATAAATCGTTCGTTCAGCAGTGCATCAGGCAGCTGCACGAGGTAAAAGACATGTCTGTTTGTATGATCTACAGATATGAAAAAGGACTGATTGTTTGCTGCACTTTTTATGTTGAATATGTtaaagtatgtgtgtgtttgttcaaaaCCTTCCACTTACTCTGACAGACTGCAATAACACCTCGTTTTACTGAACAGCTGAGCACCTCTTTGTCTGACTTGTTTGATGGACACATTTTCGACACATGAGAACCCCCAGTCGGATATGCTCCCCAGCTGTCCGTTTTCAAAAAGCTCCGTCAGCTTTGGTTCCACATTGATAGAGCTCTATGTTCTATGTCAGATCCTGGGAAACTGGTATTTAATGTGTTTTCCGATGTGTTTTGTGATAGATTGAATGACGTCAGTGCTGCCGTTTCGTCACCTGAAACGTGTGataattaccacaaaaaaaaaaagtgttaataTAATCTAGTCCAGcctgatttttctttatttttctccagTTCTTGACGGAGCAGGGTTACCCAGGTACTCTGTCAGCCAAAACTCTTCAGTCACCCTCCACCAAGGAGTTTGTGAAGATGTTCGAGTTTATTTATCGCCAGCTTGAACCAACATTTGAGATGCCAAATTCCAAAGTTGAGGAAGAGGTTCCCGCTATCCTTAAAGCCCTGAGGTAAGAATGCTGTATTTAACTGTTGACACGTGCTGCACGTATATTATTATTGCTATGCGTCATGTGCAGTCAGTGAAGTAATCTGTACACATTTGGGTCATAGAAAACACATTTGAGCAGAGCTTTGTGTATTTAAAAGCCAGTCTAGGGCCGTGGAAAAATTAAGATTGGTTGAATTATATTAGATATAAATGCAGAAATTTAGATATCAGAGTGAATGCAAAGAACAatagaacaataaaaaaaaaaactcaaccgAATATGGCAGGTCATGAATGTTGTGTCACTTTTCTGTGAGCGTTTGTTCTTCTGACTCTGTGTTGATCTCTCTCCCTGCTTTTTGTTAAAGGTATCCATTTGTTCTGTCCAAGTGTTCGATGTATTCTGTCGGCGCGCCACATACCTGGCCTCAGGCCCTGGGTGCTCTAATGTGGCTAATTGATAATGTCAAGGTGAGGAGCAAATACAGTAGCTCTTGACCGTTACTAAAACCTCGTTTGTTGAGTGTCACAGTTGCTCAGTGGGTTTCATATTCCGAGTGTCTGCGTTTCAGATAAACTGGAGTCTGAGTAGGCAGGACCTGCTGTTCAGTGACTTTGGTGAAGATAACGACAACGTTGAAGAGGGCGTTGAGTATAACAAGGTGCTCAGGCTGCTTTAAATAAAAGCATGAGGCATATAAACGCTGTTAAGAAGAAAAGCAGAGAGATGTGTTAAGCGGGTGTTGTATACACCTGCTGCTGAGGACTTTGTTTCTtgttatatctttttttttttttatatacatacaGTTTTGtgatttctctgtgtttttgtcaCTTGGTTTTTAATGTCTGTAATCACTCTGTTCTTGCGCAGCTCTTCCTGGACTACACAGCTGAAACATACTCCAAGTTTATGCAGGGCAACGACACGTTTGAAGATGAGGATGAAGCGTTCCTCAACAAATTGAGTAAGACAGCAGCTCCATggaaatctctttttttttttctttttttttttttttttttgtcttacagCGAATGGCGTTTTGTGTgcgtttttaaatgttttgttcGACCATTTTGCAGTTTGAATTTACATATAAAATTCATCAAAAAACATTGTGTGGGAAAATCAACCAGAAGTGTATTTGTGCATCTTCACAGAGAAGATTTACAATGTTGATGAAGCCCTGCTGGCCTCGATGGAGGAGAAGTACAGAACGCTCAGTGAGGAGGTTGAACAACTGGAGAAAGAGAATCAAACAGTAAGACTGACACGCTTTACTGTTTACACATTCATTCAGAATTAAGACAGTTCAGATAATGTATACAGTGTGGGTAACTGTACAACATGAACTGTAAACTAAATTGTGAAAGGAGAGCGAGATCTTTATGCCTCcttcctgctgcctcctgaagcTGTTGCTGTGATATTCAGTTTTAGTGCTTTTCCATAGTTTGTTAATTATTTATCTCGTCCTGGTCAGGACCGTCTGATGACCAAGAGGATGAACAAGGTGAAGCTGCAAGTAGATCTCAAGAAAATCCAGAGTTATCGGATCAGCCTGGACTCTTTTAAAGTCACCCTCGAGAACAAAGCTTCAGAACTGACTGATGAGCTGGAGACCACCGGTAAATATGGGCCAAACGTtgttcatttcacttccgtcaGTCTGGCTTTCTTTATCCTTTGAAAACATGATCACAGTGAAGATGCCAGCTCTATAGTTTCTAAGTAACAGCAACTCCACTTTCCACGTGTGTCATGGGTTTGTTGTACACTCAGCACTATCATAAAAAGGGTGTCTATTTCGGACTGAACTCGCATTTTGCTGGGATGTTTCCTCAGTTTGAGTCCCCATTTGAAACGTTTAACAGTCCAGTTTTTAATTGATAAGCCACCAGACACCATGGCAGCTGAAAGTGGACCTTGGAAAAGAGTTGAAGGTCCCTGAACACATCACCCAGAGAAGACTTCGCCCAGACTTACTTATTCACTCAGACACCACCAAGCAGGTGATCATGTGGGAACTAACGGTGACGTGGGAAGAGCACATGGAGGAGGCGCATGAGAGGAAACTGGCAAAGACCAAGACCTGGTGGAGGAGCGCAGAACCAATTGAAGTGGGCTGCCGGGGGTTTGCCGACCGCTCAATCTGCAAAGCTCTCTGGCAAGGCTTAAAGTAACCGGAGCTGTCAAGAGGGGAGCCATACGTTCCATCACTGTAGCCGCAGAAAAAGCCACATGATGGCTTTGGGTAAAGAGGGCGAGACCGTGGATAAGTGCTGCTGGGATGCAATCTGGGACGTGGATCAACCACGGGATGGGTCACCTGTGTGTGACGGGGTCTGATGTTGAAAGACCTGAAACCCCCGATGACCCCAGGAACATCACTGATGATGCATCCTAGAGATGTATCTAAATTCCCTACAGTGATATTTTTACAACAAGAACAGCAGCTACGACTCTGCCATGAAGTTACAACCAAGTAACATAGTGCTATAGCGATAACTATAGAGAATCTAAGTGCAAAAGTACTACGGGTTTACCTATATTCAGATAAACGAAGATCTGGTCAGCAGCAGGGTCGGGCGATCTGTGAAAGTTCTCCAGAAGCGGCAGCAGAAAAGGTTCCTGGTGCAAGTTTACCTCTTCCCAAAatgctgagatttttttttatgtccctttttAATCCTAATTTATGCGTTTTTTTGTAACTTCACTTTGAATTCAGAGGATTTAAGGAGTTACTTTAACAAATCCTAGAGCAGAGCTATTTTCCTTTAAAACTGGGAGAATAATTGGTTTCAAGCTATCTTAACAAACCCTTTTAAGTCTCCATTGGTCAATATGTCAGTGTGGATGTTTCCGAttggtttgtgtttttgtctgtttgacGCCCACCCTGATGAAGGCCATAAGACAAAACATGTTGGTCAAAACAATAAAGCTGTTGACTGTTTATACTTTCAGTTTTGCTGGAGCTCTAGCTTCTCTAAACATTCCTAGGCGGCAGGTGGGAATATTATTCGCAACCAAGTTGCCACCTCTCATTTATTGTGGGTGAAAAATGTGCAAACATACCTGTACATACAGGACACAACAGCCGTTTCACTGGAGGATTAAACCTGATTTCATGTCGTCCTCCTAACGCTAAtatgatgttttttgttttgttttttagtcaGTCATGTGGATACTCTGAAGCACGAGAGGGATGAGCTGCAACTACTCCTGCAGAACCAGAAGTTCACTCCAGCTGATGTAGAGCGGATCAACAGGGAGAAGAGGGAACTCCAACAGACCATCAACAGCCTCAGCAAGTCTCTTGAGGATGCTGAACAGCACAAGTGGAATGAAGAGATCACTCTGGCAAAAGTGAAGGAGAAGGTACTGTATCTGCATCTCTGATGTGTGCAAAGGAGAACTCGATAGATCCAAGTTGCTTTGT
This Odontesthes bonariensis isolate fOdoBon6 chromosome 6, fOdoBon6.hap1, whole genome shotgun sequence DNA region includes the following protein-coding sequences:
- the ndc80 gene encoding kinetochore protein NDC80 homolog, which encodes MERGRMSRATLSRPLDLPMRVQDSNRMSMVYTTPQSKQPSFGKLSMSKPPSGTSERRTSFFGARTSGAGMPRNSLMSGFGGTEKIKDSRPLHDKSFVQQCIRQLHEFLTEQGYPGTLSAKTLQSPSTKEFVKMFEFIYRQLEPTFEMPNSKVEEEVPAILKALRYPFVLSKCSMYSVGAPHTWPQALGALMWLIDNVKINWSLSRQDLLFSDFGEDNDNVEEGVEYNKLFLDYTAETYSKFMQGNDTFEDEDEAFLNKLKKIYNVDEALLASMEEKYRTLSEEVEQLEKENQTDRLMTKRMNKVKLQVDLKKIQSYRISLDSFKVTLENKASELTDELETTVSHVDTLKHERDELQLLLQNQKFTPADVERINREKRELQQTINSLSKSLEDAEQHKWNEEITLAKVKEKAEFKLAEYHKLARKLKLIPQSAENACGHDFEIRPFESGLSSTIQHKTQIQMLLRKLISDVEEENSRLANLKLSLDESCEQVNSNIMDKSNDLKQLREQIRKLDELLDCDMQELAREEQEWATEMESVENHRKILEKKVTYGYDEAVQQLKTAQQQYHLVLQETNEERRTVASNLASVFTTAANHLSITEKCLEDLHRRVQRVCCKAVKEDEAAVKKLRDTLKSFMSKANGL